A genome region from Deinococcus sp. KNUC1210 includes the following:
- a CDS encoding DNA internalization-related competence protein ComEC/Rec2: protein MTGNVGRHAQPVGRVETTDSVVPVRPDIQQAAWWQRIPAAVPLVFGMIAGILLGFASGWWVLATLLALGLTAASRRWWLTGLVLLAGGAGYVREQNWEHAPDLLAGYVGGTLTLQGHWDGQFLSLKDPAAKVALSPKPTDPPGELRVSGVLVRPAGVRIPGGFDDAFWLRAQGVHELLAGAAVRSSVPERGIRGWFRRGLAAGLTPQQAALLTAVELGDKNAVSHETFEGSTAQEDGVQTAFTRAGLAHLMALSGQNVALLTGLLTLLFIRTPLGRIGLARYPVMIVLLGAFLWLVGPSPSITRAVLMGAAVLAGQWSGRGRLDVYGVLALTALVGLAAQPAWLFDVGFVLSYLAVLGLTLSSWAASRLPERWPTWIRFPLVATVLAEAATLPVVAGSFHQVPLTGLPANLLAEGVMAALVPLGFLAGLLGPLGFVPNALNGLLLNALLWIAHTFGQAPVLSWGMIGAAGFAAYAVFAAALTLWLTRRVRLWALALTALLCTLGTALPARLQTPREVVYLDVGQGDSTLIRAGALRMLIDGGGTPRGDYDVGAKTVVPALHALGVHALEIVVATHADADHIEGLVSVLKLLPVGELWIGQRKTEDPLLAELLDVADLKHIPVREVRRGDGLQAGDISLTVLWPRGQPWSTADNDNSVVIRLDSPRFHTAVLGDLPDPAETLLGMGQLDLLKTAHHGSRFSSTDPFLNETQPKDVVISVGRNTYGHPNPDLLARLAARGVRVWRTDQVGTVRWPIP from the coding sequence ATGACCGGGAACGTCGGACGCCACGCCCAGCCCGTTGGACGGGTGGAGACCACAGATTCGGTCGTTCCGGTGCGCCCCGACATTCAGCAGGCCGCGTGGTGGCAGCGCATTCCCGCCGCTGTGCCCCTGGTCTTTGGCATGATTGCCGGAATTCTGCTGGGATTCGCGTCCGGCTGGTGGGTGCTGGCGACGCTGCTGGCACTGGGCCTGACGGCAGCAAGTCGGCGCTGGTGGCTGACCGGGCTGGTGCTGCTGGCAGGCGGTGCCGGATACGTGCGCGAGCAGAACTGGGAACACGCACCCGATCTGCTGGCAGGGTACGTCGGCGGCACTCTGACGCTCCAGGGCCACTGGGACGGACAGTTTCTGAGCCTGAAAGACCCGGCGGCGAAGGTGGCGCTGTCGCCCAAACCCACCGATCCGCCGGGAGAGCTGCGCGTGTCGGGCGTGCTGGTGAGGCCAGCGGGCGTCCGCATTCCCGGTGGCTTCGACGATGCCTTCTGGCTGCGTGCTCAGGGCGTGCATGAGCTGCTGGCGGGCGCGGCTGTCAGGAGCAGTGTGCCGGAACGGGGCATACGCGGCTGGTTCCGCCGAGGGCTGGCAGCAGGCCTGACTCCACAGCAGGCCGCGCTGCTGACCGCCGTGGAGCTGGGCGACAAGAACGCCGTCTCGCATGAGACCTTCGAGGGGAGCACGGCGCAGGAAGACGGCGTGCAGACCGCCTTTACCCGCGCCGGACTCGCGCATCTGATGGCGCTGAGCGGTCAGAATGTGGCGCTGCTGACCGGCCTGCTGACGCTGCTGTTCATCCGCACGCCGCTGGGCCGGATCGGGCTGGCCCGCTACCCGGTGATGATCGTGCTGCTGGGGGCGTTTCTGTGGCTGGTGGGGCCGTCACCCAGCATCACGCGGGCGGTGCTGATGGGCGCGGCGGTGCTGGCAGGACAGTGGTCCGGGCGGGGACGACTGGACGTGTACGGCGTACTGGCCCTGACCGCACTGGTGGGGCTGGCAGCGCAACCCGCGTGGCTGTTCGACGTGGGCTTTGTCCTCAGTTATCTGGCGGTGCTGGGGCTGACCCTTTCGAGTTGGGCGGCGAGCAGGCTGCCGGAACGCTGGCCGACGTGGATCCGATTTCCGCTGGTCGCGACCGTGCTGGCCGAGGCCGCGACCCTGCCGGTGGTGGCGGGAAGTTTTCATCAGGTGCCGCTGACGGGGCTGCCTGCCAATCTGCTGGCCGAGGGCGTCATGGCTGCGCTGGTGCCGCTGGGCTTTCTGGCCGGGCTGCTGGGCCCGCTGGGATTCGTTCCCAACGCACTGAATGGTCTGCTGCTGAACGCGCTGCTGTGGATCGCCCACACCTTCGGACAGGCCCCGGTGCTGAGCTGGGGGATGATCGGGGCGGCAGGATTCGCGGCGTATGCGGTCTTTGCCGCCGCTCTGACCCTGTGGCTGACCCGGCGCGTGCGGCTGTGGGCGCTGGCCCTGACCGCGCTGCTGTGCACGCTGGGCACGGCGCTTCCGGCACGTCTTCAGACGCCGCGCGAGGTGGTGTATCTGGATGTGGGACAGGGCGACAGCACGCTGATCCGGGCCGGAGCGCTGCGCATGCTGATCGACGGCGGCGGCACGCCACGCGGCGACTACGACGTGGGTGCAAAGACCGTGGTGCCCGCCCTGCACGCTCTGGGCGTCCACGCACTCGAAATCGTGGTCGCCACGCATGCCGACGCCGACCACATCGAGGGTCTGGTGAGTGTGCTGAAGCTGCTGCCGGTGGGCGAACTGTGGATAGGTCAGCGCAAGACCGAGGACCCGCTGCTGGCAGAGTTGCTCGACGTGGCCGACCTGAAACACATTCCGGTGCGCGAGGTGCGGCGCGGCGACGGCCTTCAGGCGGGCGATATCTCGCTGACGGTGCTGTGGCCCAGGGGCCAACCCTGGAGCACCGCCGACAACGACAACAGCGTGGTCATCCGGCTGGACAGCCCCAGGTTTCATACCGCCGTGCTGGGCGACCTGCCCGACCCCGCCGAGACACTGCTAGGCATGGGACAGCTGGATCTGCTCAAGACAGCCCATCACGGCAGCCGCTTTTCCAGCACCGACCCTTTTCTGAACGAGACCCAGCCCAAAGACGTGGTGATCAGCGTGGGACGCAACACCTACGGCCACCCGAACCCTGACCTGCTCGCCCGACTGGCGGCACGTGGGGTGCGGGTGTGGCGCACCGATCAGGTGGGAACGGTGCGCTGGCCGATTCCGTGA
- a CDS encoding alpha-amylase family glycosyl hydrolase produces MTSPNLKWWQSGIIYQIYPRSFQDSSGDGVGDLRGITSRLDYLSSLGIQAIWLSPIFPSPMKDFGYDVADYKNVDPLFGNLADFDELVQQAHARGLKVMLDFVPNHSSNEHPWFVEARSSRDNPKRDWYMWRDPAPDGGVPNNWKSFFGGDAWTFDETTGQYYLHQFVSEQPELNWANPEVREEMADTVRFWMRRGVDGFRVDVIWLLAKDPEYRDEPRNPEWRPEHPLHNSLEHIYTQDLPITHEYIRELRSALDEFDDRMMVGEIYLPIERLLPYAGTPDAPECHLPFNFHLILTPWNAADVRKLVDEYDAAVTRSGSWPNWVLGNHDQHRFATRVGRAQYRVAQTLLLTLRGTPTVYYGDEIGMEDGHIPPDRIVDPAALNQPEVAATAGRDPERTPMQWDATPYGGFMKSAADEQVEPWLPLAENFTAVNVAAQETDPASDLNYFRALTKLRGESAALVQGSYRSLNAGEGALMQSGPGSLTGGSYQNVQAGSGVFAFLRESEGERVLVVLNFGTDDVQLSLPELDGAALLLSSMGDGSAETLRGNEAQLWRVG; encoded by the coding sequence ATGACTTCACCCAACCTGAAGTGGTGGCAGAGCGGCATCATCTATCAGATCTACCCTCGCAGCTTTCAGGACAGCAGCGGCGACGGCGTAGGCGATCTGCGGGGCATCACCTCGCGCCTCGATTATCTGAGCAGCCTGGGCATTCAGGCCATTTGGCTGTCACCGATCTTTCCCAGCCCCATGAAAGATTTCGGCTACGACGTGGCCGATTACAAGAATGTCGATCCGCTGTTCGGCAACCTCGCGGACTTCGATGAACTGGTGCAGCAGGCCCATGCACGCGGCCTGAAGGTCATGCTCGATTTCGTGCCGAATCATTCCAGCAACGAGCACCCGTGGTTTGTCGAGGCCCGCAGCAGCCGTGACAATCCCAAGCGCGACTGGTACATGTGGCGCGACCCCGCTCCAGACGGCGGCGTCCCCAACAACTGGAAGTCGTTTTTCGGCGGCGATGCCTGGACCTTTGACGAGACGACCGGGCAGTATTACCTGCATCAGTTCGTCAGCGAGCAGCCCGAGCTGAACTGGGCCAATCCCGAGGTCCGGGAGGAGATGGCCGATACCGTGCGCTTCTGGATGCGCCGTGGTGTGGACGGCTTCCGGGTGGACGTGATCTGGCTGCTCGCCAAAGATCCCGAGTACCGCGACGAGCCGCGCAATCCCGAGTGGCGACCCGAGCATCCGCTCCACAACAGCCTGGAGCACATCTATACCCAGGATCTGCCGATCACCCACGAGTACATCCGTGAACTGCGGTCTGCGCTCGACGAGTTCGACGACCGCATGATGGTAGGCGAGATCTATCTGCCCATCGAGCGGCTGTTGCCCTACGCGGGTACGCCCGATGCGCCGGAATGCCACCTGCCCTTCAACTTTCACCTGATTCTGACGCCCTGGAATGCCGCCGACGTTCGCAAACTGGTGGACGAGTATGACGCGGCAGTGACCAGGTCGGGCAGCTGGCCGAACTGGGTGCTCGGCAATCACGATCAGCACCGCTTTGCGACCCGTGTGGGGCGGGCACAGTACCGGGTGGCTCAGACGCTGCTGCTGACGCTGCGCGGCACGCCCACGGTGTACTACGGCGACGAGATCGGCATGGAAGACGGGCACATCCCGCCCGACCGCATCGTCGATCCTGCCGCGCTCAATCAGCCGGAAGTGGCCGCCACTGCCGGACGCGACCCCGAGCGTACCCCGATGCAGTGGGACGCCACGCCCTACGGCGGGTTCATGAAGTCGGCAGCCGACGAGCAGGTGGAACCCTGGCTGCCACTGGCCGAGAACTTCACGGCGGTCAATGTGGCGGCGCAGGAAACAGACCCGGCCAGCGACCTGAACTACTTCCGCGCCCTGACAAAGCTGCGCGGTGAATCGGCGGCGCTTGTGCAGGGCAGTTACCGCAGCCTGAACGCCGGGGAAGGCGCTCTGATGCAGAGCGGGCCGGGCAGCCTGACCGGGGGCAGCTATCAGAACGTGCAGGCAGGGAGCGGCGTGTTCGCTTTCCTGCGCGAGTCGGAGGGCGAGCGCGTTCTGGTGGTGCTGAACTTCGGCACAGACGATGTGCAGTTGTCGCTGCCCGAACTGGACGGAGCGGCACTGCTGCTCAGCAGCATGGGCGACGGCAGCGCCGAGACCCTGCGCGGCAACGAAGCACAGCTCTGGCGCGTGGGCTGA
- a CDS encoding helix-hairpin-helix domain-containing protein yields the protein MFRDAEARWGAALTLAALLCGTWALWPTAFPAPRVPTVSHVPLPALTAPAAPVYPTTDSITPLISGKLNLNTATEAQLEALPKVGPALAGRIIAGRPYRSLADLDAVKGIGNSLLKTLAPLVSF from the coding sequence ATGTTCCGAGACGCTGAAGCCCGCTGGGGTGCGGCCCTCACACTGGCGGCCCTGCTCTGCGGCACATGGGCGCTGTGGCCCACCGCGTTTCCGGCCCCGCGTGTGCCGACGGTCTCGCATGTGCCGCTGCCCGCGCTGACGGCTCCAGCGGCCCCGGTCTACCCCACCACAGACAGCATCACGCCGCTGATTTCCGGCAAACTGAATCTGAATACCGCCACCGAAGCACAACTCGAAGCGCTGCCGAAGGTGGGGCCAGCGCTGGCAGGGCGCATCATCGCGGGGCGGCCCTACCGCAGTCTGGCCGATCTGGACGCGGTGAAGGGCATCGGGAACAGCCTTCTGAAGACCCTGGCACCCCTGGTGAGCTTCTGA
- the rpsG gene encoding 30S ribosomal protein S7, whose product MARRRSAEVRPVIPDLVYQDVLVSAMINRIMQDGKKNIASRIFYGACRLVQERTGQEPLKVFKQAYDNIKPRVEVRSRRVGGSTYQVPVEVTARRSQSLTLRWMIAAADSRPERTAIERIAGEIMDAAQGRGGAIKKKDDVERMAEANRAYAHYRW is encoded by the coding sequence ATGGCAAGACGCCGCAGCGCAGAAGTCCGTCCCGTGATCCCCGATCTGGTGTACCAGGATGTCCTGGTTTCCGCCATGATCAACCGCATCATGCAGGACGGCAAAAAGAACATCGCCAGCCGTATTTTCTACGGAGCCTGCCGTCTGGTGCAGGAACGTACCGGCCAGGAGCCGCTCAAGGTCTTCAAGCAGGCCTATGACAACATCAAGCCCCGCGTCGAAGTTCGCAGCCGCCGCGTGGGTGGCAGCACCTACCAGGTGCCGGTCGAAGTGACCGCCCGCCGCAGCCAGAGCCTGACGCTGCGCTGGATGATCGCCGCAGCCGACAGCCGCCCGGAGCGCACCGCCATCGAGCGCATCGCCGGCGAGATCATGGACGCGGCGCAGGGACGCGGCGGCGCGATCAAGAAGAAGGACGACGTGGAGCGTATGGCGGAAGCCAACCGCGCCTACGCGCACTACCGCTGGTAA
- the rpsL gene encoding 30S ribosomal protein S12 codes for MPTTQQLLRKGRTTLQKKSKVPALKGSPFRRGVCTVVKTTTPKKPNSALRKIARVRLTSGFEVTAYIPGEGHNLQEHSVVLIRGGRVKDLPGVRYHIVRGSLDTQGVKGRNKSRSKYGTKKPKPGAAAAPAGKKK; via the coding sequence CTGCCAACTACCCAACAGCTACTTCGTAAGGGGCGCACCACGCTTCAGAAGAAGAGCAAAGTTCCTGCCCTCAAAGGCAGCCCTTTCCGCCGTGGCGTCTGCACGGTGGTCAAGACCACCACCCCCAAGAAGCCCAACTCGGCGCTCCGCAAGATCGCCCGTGTGCGCCTGACCAGCGGCTTCGAAGTGACCGCCTACATCCCCGGTGAAGGCCACAACCTCCAGGAGCACAGCGTCGTGCTGATCCGTGGCGGACGTGTGAAGGATCTTCCCGGTGTGCGCTACCACATCGTTCGTGGATCGCTCGACACCCAGGGCGTGAAGGGCCGCAACAAGAGCCGCAGCAAGTACGGCACCAAAAAGCCCAAGCCCGGCGCCGCCGCCGCGCCCGCTGGCAAGAAGAAGTAA